From the Physeter macrocephalus isolate SW-GA unplaced genomic scaffold, ASM283717v5 random_360, whole genome shotgun sequence genome, the window acaaacagGATGAGTAACTTGGCTAGTGGTAAAGCAAGGATTTGAACCAGGGCAGCCGGGCTACAAGGCTGCCCAGTAAAATCACTGGGTGTCTGTCTCCCCCAGGCAGGCCTGGCATCTATCTCCCTGGGCTCCCTGCCCCACTCCACCTGACTGCCTTGTAGGAGGTGCCAGGCAGGCTTCATGGAAAGGCCTGGCATTTGCTTTGTGAAGGTCACACGGAGGTTGGGGGCAGGCGCTGGTGTGTGTCTGCCAGGAGGGCGCGTGGTGCCAGGTGACACGGCAGTTTGTGGGGCTGGGTGTGCAAGGAGggtctgtgtatgtgtgagtcGGGGTGTGTGTGCACGCTCAGGAGCCCCTGTGTGCATACAGTTGTCTGTGTGGATTTGTACGGGTGTGTGTGAGAGCAGGGTCTGGGTGTTGGTGGTGCCTGTGTGAATCTGTGtatctatgtctgtgtctgtggTCTGTATGACCTTGGGAGAGGGTACCTGTGTGCTGCACATGGGCCCTGACTCCTCAGTGGGTATGAGGTATGAAAGCTCCTGTGTGTGGCCATGTGCAGGTGGGAATCGGGCCCGGGTGTGTGTTGCAGCGACAGTGTGTTCCTGTGGTCAGCGCAGTGTATGCGAGGCTGTGTAAAACCAGGGTTTCTGTGGTGTTTGTCACCATGGCCATGGGTCACCTGTGGGGTTCTCTTTTTGGCCCCATCAGCCAGAAGACCCATGCCCAGCACAGTACGCACCAGGTGACCTCAATTACcctgtgtgtgggtgtgtctgtgtttgtgtccTATGTAGCTGCATATGTGGAGTGCGTGTATCCATGTGGGAGAGCATGTGCATGTCTGGGTGTCTGAAGGGGTTGGTGCAGGGGAGCAGGCACAAGGCTGGAGCACCCTGAGAATTCTGAGAACCTAAAGACCACTTCTCTGCCTCAGCGCTGTCCAGCTGATTCTAAATAACCCCCAGGAGTTCCAGCAGgaacctcctccccacccccaccccagcttggTTTTCATCCTGGCAGCCCCagcaaggaagaagggagggtaAGGCTGGAGGCACTGAGCAGAGCAGGGCCGGAGGGACAGGGACGTGGCTTGAGGCCAGTAGCCCGGGAGTAGAGCCCTGGTGATGGCAGGACACCCATATTTGCTGCTACGGTGAATGCCAGAAGCCCAGATTTGGGGCACAAAGAGGGTTAAGGGATCCCATCTTGGGTAagcaggaagggggcaggaccCAGCACCCATTCTGGGGGGCACCACCTGCAGGAAGCCCTCAGCAGCATCCAGTTTAGGGCCAGGGAAGGGGGTGAGGCTCCAGACCAGACAGACCCTGTAAACCACTTTGGAGACTCCCCGCAAGGCAGATTGCTCCcccaccctacacacacacacacacacacacacacacacacacacacacacactccggtGGCAAAGGAGGGGACTGGCCGGGGGCCACCCACCTGACAGATCTGCCTGGAGGGTACCAACAGGTGTCCTCGTCGCTGAAGGAGAAGTGGACCAGGGACTCAGGGCCCGCGGGGGGCAGTGCCAGGGCAGGGGGCCGGGGTCGGGCCCGGGGTGCTGCACTGGAGCGCATGAGTGCCAAGCACCGTCGGGGCGCGCATGGGGACGGCTGCACGGTGGTGTGGCGCGCACTGCTCTCCAGGCCCTAGGTGTCTGCGGCCTCCTCCACACCCGCCCTCCCGGTGACCCCCCCCCCAGGGACGGCCCCGGGCGTTCGGgcgtccccccaccccacccccccgtccGCAGCGCCCGGGCGGACTCCGCGCCTGCCTCCTCCTGCGGGGGCCCTGCGGAACTGTGCGCATACTTCCCGcctgcctcccttcccccggGCCTCGGAGTGTGCCCCGGGCTCCGGTTTCCCAGGTTCCGAGCCCTCCCCTGGCCCCGCCTTTTCCACCCCTTGCCTGACGTCGAGCTGGGCCCCCTGGAGGTCTCCGAACGCCGTGCGTCCTGTGGGGGGGAACGACTTGCCCGCGGGCGCAGTGCGGGGTCCGGTGACAAAAACCCGGGGGAGGGATGATGGATGCGGGGGAGGTGGAGTTGGGGGCGTGGGGGCGGCGTAACAGAGACAGGAGACGCAGaggtgaagacagagacacagagagaaaccGGAGACAGGCACTGAtttccccccccacacacccttcCCGACCCCACGCGGGCCTCCCAGGGGCCTCGACCCCTCCTCCTTATCTCTTCCCGCCCCGATCTCGTCCCCAAATCCGGACGCGGGCCCGCGTACTGTCCCTGCAGTGCCCTCTCTCAGCCTGTGTCTCCGGACTCAGGTTCTAAACAAGCGCACGCGGAGAGTATCGAGAAAGGCAACCAGAGGACCTCTCCGGGCTCCGGAGAAGCCCCCGAAGCCTGCCCGTGCCTACCTCTCGGCCGCCAACCTCCGTTTCCAAGATAAACGGACACTGGAAAGCCAGACCGGATGTGGCCTCCAGGCTCCTCACGCCCAGGCTGCCCGCCCCCGCGGCCCACCCCGGGTCTGGCCGGGAAGGGAACTTCCATTTGCCCTCCTTGCTCGGTGCACGCGGTAATATTCCAGCGCCTCCTGGCAAGGCAACCCCCAGAGGGCAGCGCTGGCCCCATTTCACAGGCCTGTGGACTAAGGATAACACAGCGGAACACAAGTCCCCACATCACCCTGGATGGCAGGTTGGCTTCACTCCCCCAAAACCTGACCGCAGCTTCAGGTCTGCACAGGAAGTGGGAGGAACATAGcgtttattgagcgcctactgcATGCCTTATCAGATGTCTCCACGGCAACCCTGGCGAGCAGACTTGATTTTTATCGCTGCCCTGTGACGGAAGAAAAAAAGTGAGGCTGACAGAGCCAGCTACGAACCCCAGACCCTGGCGCGCGCCTGATGGCCAGGAGGGACTCGAACCCACAGCCACCAGCGCGCACTTACCCGGCCCACGCCTGGCGACCGAAATCCTGAAAGCCGCGGAGAAGCCGAAGGCGCCTGCGGAAAGTTGGGGACGGGCTGGCAAAGAAGACAGGCGAGGAAGGTGGCGAACGTGGGCGGCGGGGCGCGCGCGGGCCCGGGGGCTCGGGCAGGAACGCCTCGTCCTCGGtggccgccgctgccgccgccgggAAGGCCTCCAGCTGCAGTTCGGGTATGCGGCCCAGGCCGCACGGCCGCGCCATGACTTCGGCGCGGGGAGGGGGGCGCCGCAGGGCGGCCCGGCCTCGGCGGGCGCTGGGGAACAGCGTCGCCCGCCCCGCGCGGCCCACGCAGGCCGGCCGCCCTACCCGCGGGCCCACGGGCCCCACCCCTCCCGGCCGCCTCGGCCCTTCCGGCTACGCGCTGGGGCCGCccctggggcggggcgggccaGGGGCCCCCACGCGGCCGCGGCGGGGACACCCCACAGACGCCAGGGGCCCCCCGCAGTCCCTCTGACGTCCTCACAATCGCCGGAAGCATCTCTACAAACACCTGGGATGCCCCCAGATCTCTGGGgtgctctcacacacacacagcctccacGATGTTGAGAGGTATTACAGACCTCAGGGGCATCCCCAGAGTCCCTCAGACTGAGATCTCCACAATCCCAAGGAGTGCCCCTACTATCCCTGAGCTGTCCCCACACAACCCAGAGGTACCCCCCAAATCCCTGGGTTCCCCCACAAAACCCAAAGGTGCTCTGAGAGGCTCCCATAGGCACCGGACACTCTCACAGCTCCCCAGATGTCCCCTCATTGTTACTGAAACATGCCCACAAACTCCAGGGGCACCCCAACAATCCCAGGATGCACCCACAAATGCCAGAAGTGCTCTGAGAGTCCACGAGAAACCCCTTCAGATCCCAGGACAACCATTATGTTTCCTCAGATGTCCCCCAAATCCCCTGGGGCAGTCCCACCATCTCTGAGTCACGCAGAGACCCTCCAAACACCCCAAGAATCCCCCACAGCCACAGAGCATTCCCACAGATCTCCGTGAGGGCCCCACCAAATCCTAGGGTCCCTTACAGACCTCAGGAAGGCTTCCACAATCCCTCAGATCCCCTCCCCTAGTAGCTCCACAGCATTACTGAGATGCCCCCAGAAGTGCAGAGAACCCAACATTACCTCAGGGGTGCCTTAGGACTCAGGGGATATTCCCATAACCATGGGGATGCCACCAAAATCCTGGGGTGCCCCCCATAGATCCCAGGGGCACAACTAGATTCCTCCACAGCTCCTAAGACAGGCCTACAACCCTAGGCTACCCCCAGAATCCAAGATGTACTCATAATCCTTGGGGCATCCCCAGAATGCCCCCCCCACAGGCTCTGAGACATGCCTTATAAGTCTTAGACACCCCTAGAAGCCTGGAGTGTGCTCACAACCCCTAGACACTCCTAAGAATCCCCCAGTCCTCCCACTCCTTAGCATCTCTGAGGCACCTCTTAGAATTGGGGGCCCCACAGCTCATGAGGTGGCTCCAAGAACCCAACCTCCCCTCGGCACTGACTTCTGTGGGGTCCAGTGGTGGTGACTCTGCATGCCCAGCCACTGTGACTTTGTGGGGGGCATATTATCCCCtctcacagatggggaaactgagactcagagagatgaagATTCTTGAATAAAGTCAGCTAGCTAGTTATAATTCCAGAGCCTATCCCTCCTGTCTACAGCTCTTTGGGGTTAGAGAAGGGGGAGAAAcgtttaaaataagaaaatggggcAAATCTCTGCTTTAAATCTAAATTGCCTCTGTGAATATCTTTCCCTCTCTACCTGTTGGCTCCCATGTCAAGGGGCCCAAAGTTGGATGACCTAGGCTTGAGTCTGGCCTCCGGCGTTTCTTATTCATTTGACCTTGACCCAGTCACTTCATTTCacggagcctcagttttcctacctgtaaaatgggtaaaataacaCTACATACCTCATGGATGGACACGTAAAAGGCTCAGAAAAGTGTCTGTACATAGTAAGCGCTTACTGAAtgttatttatgtgtttttttttaaatttgctccAACCACCAAGCGCGGGGGCAGCTGGTGCTGCTTTGAGGAATTCTGAAGGACTAATTCTCAGGACAAGTGGTCCTAGCAGCTGCTAGGGCCTTACCTGAAAATTCCCCAACCACAGCAGCAAGGCTCCTGGCTGGCTGCACCAAAatttgttaccaagtccaagctcgtactgcttgccacacgacaggccaataaattgagtgccaagttgttggggcaaggaatagaaactttatttggaaagccagcagaccgagaagatggcggactcATGCCCCAAAGAACTATCTAGTTACGATTATTATTATTGGACAAAACATTTATGGAGAGCTTATAATGTGCAAGCCATGCACTAGACAGAGGAtacagatgatgatgatgatgatgatgacatagCAGCTAACCTTCAGAATGCTTCCTGTGCATTTACCGCCTCTAgctatgatctcatttaattctcacaaaatacCCATCAAGTGACattattgtcccattttacagatgggaaaactgagtctTGGAGAGAAACaatctgctcaaggtcacagagccaatGAGTGGCTGAGCCAGGCTCTAGACCAGTGGTTGTCTCCCTTTATTTCACGATCATCCCCACCCCAGTGCCTTTTTAGAcgctcccttccccacccacccccaagttGCCTCCTCATTGAAATGTTAACGCCATAGATATGCTGTATATCTATTTATGCACTGGATGTTTATCTGGGCTTTATAcataaaagtaaactttttttcACACCTCCATCCCAAGAACCAAATTTCACCCCGTTGGAGGTGATGTTGCCTTGTTGGGAATGCAGGGCTTCCCAACCTTGGCACCACTGACATTTAGCACCAGATGATCCTTTGTCCTGGGGGGCAGTCCTGTGAGATAGTAGCAGTGGCAGAATCCGTGGCTCctccccactagatgccagtagcaccccctcAGTCACGATGACTAAAATGTCTCCAGCCATTGCCACATGTTCCCTAGGGGGCAGaattgcccctggttgagaac encodes:
- the LOC114485004 gene encoding zinc finger protein 574-like → MARPCGLGRIPELQLEAFPAAAAAATEDEAFLPEPPGPRAPRRPRSPPSSPVFFASPSPTFRRRLRLLRGFQDFGRQAWAGAAIKIKSARQGCRGDI